A single genomic interval of Halobacillus halophilus DSM 2266 harbors:
- a CDS encoding spore germination protein — MEEKQLLFDNYEKNVAYLRDRLGVEESFDMIHLDLVYAGRGMSLFMVDGFVKDDILHYLMKLLSKLDPDQLDPDPLTKLLETHLPYIELDKEKDLNKAADTVLAGPTVLVVEGMEEIIIIDARTYPVRGPQEPDLERVVRGSRDGFVETIVFNTALTRRRIRDRSLRMEYTQIGRRSQTDVCLCYLKDIADPERIEHLQRVLQEIDTDALPMAEKTIEEFISGQHWNPYPVIRYTERPDTAAAHLYEGHILIIIDGSPSVMITPATFWHHLQHAEEYRQKPLVGAYLRWIRFIAFISSIFILPLYFLFSMQPDLLPENLSFIGPTDSGVVPLLLQFLIAEVGIDMLRMAAIHTPSSLATALGLVAAILIGQVAVDVGLFSSEVVLYLSLAAIGTFATPSYEIGLADRLSRLALLLITGFFGVKGYVIGVTLWLIYLSRMQTFKTPYLWPFLPFAWKPFRDVLFRSPIPLKNRRPAFLHPKDPDR; from the coding sequence GAGGTATGTCTCTATTTATGGTCGATGGTTTTGTTAAAGACGATATTCTTCACTATTTAATGAAGCTTCTTTCAAAACTGGACCCTGACCAATTAGATCCTGACCCTTTAACTAAGCTCCTGGAGACACACCTTCCTTATATTGAATTAGATAAGGAAAAAGATCTTAATAAAGCAGCGGACACAGTTTTAGCGGGACCTACGGTGTTAGTGGTAGAGGGTATGGAAGAAATCATAATAATTGATGCCCGGACCTACCCTGTTCGCGGTCCTCAAGAACCTGATTTAGAAAGAGTAGTCAGGGGTTCAAGAGATGGGTTTGTAGAAACCATTGTTTTTAATACGGCTCTTACGAGAAGGCGGATCAGAGATCGATCATTGCGTATGGAATATACTCAAATCGGTCGTAGATCACAAACAGACGTCTGTTTATGTTACTTAAAGGATATTGCAGATCCTGAACGTATTGAGCATTTGCAGAGAGTCCTTCAAGAAATAGATACTGATGCTCTGCCAATGGCTGAAAAAACAATTGAAGAGTTTATAAGCGGCCAGCATTGGAATCCTTATCCAGTCATTCGCTATACAGAGAGGCCAGATACAGCAGCAGCACATCTTTATGAAGGACATATCCTAATCATTATAGATGGTTCTCCTAGTGTTATGATTACGCCGGCAACCTTCTGGCACCATCTCCAGCACGCAGAAGAATATCGTCAGAAACCACTTGTAGGAGCCTACCTGCGCTGGATTCGATTCATTGCGTTTATTTCTTCCATTTTTATTCTGCCTCTTTACTTCTTGTTTTCCATGCAGCCTGACCTTCTGCCGGAAAACTTATCATTCATTGGACCAACCGACTCTGGGGTAGTGCCTCTACTTTTACAATTTTTAATTGCTGAAGTAGGCATTGACATGTTAAGGATGGCCGCTATTCATACACCATCTTCCTTAGCTACAGCACTCGGACTTGTGGCGGCTATTTTAATTGGGCAAGTGGCTGTAGATGTAGGACTTTTCTCGAGTGAAGTAGTATTGTATTTATCTTTGGCAGCAATAGGTACTTTTGCGACTCCAAGTTATGAAATTGGACTTGCTGATCGATTATCAAGACTTGCACTATTACTCATTACAGGTTTTTTCGGAGTGAAAGGATATGTCATAGGAGTTACACTCTGGTTAATTTACCTGTCACGTATGCAGACCTTTAAAACCCCTTATTTATGGCCTTTTCTTCCTTTTGCCTGGAAACCGTTCCGAGATGTGCTCTTCCGTTCTCCGATTCCCTTGAAAAATAGACGACCGGCTTTCTTGCATCCTAAAGACCCTGACCGATGA
- a CDS encoding YqgQ family protein encodes MKTIYDIQQHLKKFGTYIYVGDRLADLELMEDEVKELYRSQCMEKEDFQMALLLLRGEIAREKDRQQGEER; translated from the coding sequence ATGAAAACGATTTACGATATTCAGCAGCACTTAAAAAAGTTTGGTACTTATATCTACGTAGGTGATCGACTGGCTGATTTAGAGTTGATGGAAGATGAAGTAAAAGAGCTTTATCGCTCACAGTGTATGGAGAAAGAAGATTTTCAAATGGCTCTTTTATTATTAAGAGGAGAAATAGCGAGGGAAAAAGATCGTCAGCAAGGGGAGGAACGTTAA
- a CDS encoding ROK family glucokinase, with protein sequence MEKNIFLAADIGGTTVKLAVIKDSGEIVKKWEINTDRENGGERIPEDIHHAFEDSLEELHIDKNQVAGIGAGAPGFVDPNSGFIHEAVNIGWKNYDFGAILSEWTGFPVWVDNDANLAALGEKWLGAGEGARELIAVTLGTGVGGGIIANGEILNGVNGTAGEIGHITVVPEGGAPCNCGKTGCLETLASATGIVRLAKESIETIPASILRNIPSDQLTAKDVFEAAQQGDEAAGAVIEKVTDLLGMTIANLAIAINPEKIVIGGGVSQAGSQLLDPLKVAYKKYALRRTFAATSFDLAKLGNDAGVIGAAFLVKTNQ encoded by the coding sequence ATGGAAAAAAATATTTTTCTTGCCGCTGATATCGGCGGTACTACGGTGAAACTCGCAGTGATTAAAGACAGTGGGGAAATTGTTAAAAAATGGGAAATTAATACAGATAGAGAAAATGGTGGAGAGAGGATCCCTGAAGATATTCATCATGCCTTTGAGGATTCTTTAGAAGAGTTACATATTGATAAGAATCAAGTCGCCGGTATTGGTGCCGGAGCACCAGGTTTTGTTGATCCAAATAGCGGTTTTATCCACGAAGCAGTAAATATCGGTTGGAAAAATTATGATTTTGGGGCCATATTGAGTGAATGGACCGGTTTTCCTGTATGGGTGGATAACGATGCCAATCTTGCAGCTTTAGGAGAAAAGTGGCTGGGAGCTGGTGAAGGAGCCCGTGAACTAATTGCTGTAACCTTAGGCACTGGTGTTGGGGGAGGTATTATAGCTAATGGCGAGATTTTAAACGGAGTTAATGGTACCGCAGGTGAAATTGGACATATTACAGTAGTACCTGAAGGCGGAGCTCCTTGTAATTGCGGTAAAACTGGCTGCCTGGAAACGTTAGCTTCAGCCACAGGAATTGTTAGATTAGCGAAAGAGAGTATCGAAACTATTCCTGCAAGCATCTTACGAAACATCCCGTCTGATCAGCTGACAGCAAAAGATGTATTTGAAGCTGCACAGCAGGGAGATGAAGCAGCAGGTGCAGTGATTGAAAAAGTTACGGACCTGCTGGGAATGACAATTGCCAATCTTGCTATTGCGATTAATCCTGAAAAAATTGTAATAGGCGGGGGAGTTTCGCAGGCTGGAAGTCAATTGTTAGATCCCTTGAAAGTAGCTTATAAAAAATATGCTTTACGAAGAACATTTGCAGCAACAAGCTTCGATTTGGCAAAGTTAGGTAATGATGCCGGAGTAATCGGAGCGGCATTTCTAGTTAAAACGAATCAATAA